A window from Drosophila yakuba strain Tai18E2 chromosome 3L, Prin_Dyak_Tai18E2_2.1, whole genome shotgun sequence encodes these proteins:
- the LOC26535536 gene encoding LOW QUALITY PROTEIN: uncharacterized protein LOC26535536 (The sequence of the model RefSeq protein was modified relative to this genomic sequence to represent the inferred CDS: deleted 1 base in 1 codon), with protein MRARSKCGCHTCESSRKSCVFEVTSRGNSQAKPGFRIQYAGHPPVTCLSATDNAMQVPATGPSGIEVPGSGLFSCTASRAMCDKYLLTATAVGHRLRDLILALGGGLIKN; from the exons ATGAGAGCGCGCAGTAAATGCGGTTGCCACACATGCGAAAGTTCGAGGAAATCGTGTGTGTTCGAGGTGACAAGTCGTGGGAATAGCCAGGCAAAACCCGGTTTCAGGATCCAGTATGCAGGTCATCCGCCTGTCACGTGCCTAAGCGCCACGGACAACGCAATGCAGGTGCCAGCGACAGGTCCTTCG GGGATCGAGGTACCGGGAAGTGGGCTTTTCAgctgcactgcatccagaGCCATGTGtgacaaatatttattaactgCCACAGCAGTCGGGCATCGGCTTAGAGACTTGATCTTGGCATTAGGAGGGGGGCtaataaaaaattga